In Lactuca sativa cultivar Salinas chromosome 5, Lsat_Salinas_v11, whole genome shotgun sequence, the DNA window CACTTTCACGTATTAACAATCCCCCCTAAGTGATCTTTAGCTATCTCAACTTTACTCAAGCCACATTATCAAAGGCGAACTAATATGCCTTCTACAGTCACTCTCTAATTTCCAACCACCAACTCACTTGTTCAATCAACTAATTCTTCATTTCTTCTGGAGCTTGGAACTTGGCTGTTcttgaaatgatttttttaagaaCATAAGTGCTGGCCAAGTGTTTATGTCGTACTCAGAATAACTCCTTGTCTGATTCTTTCCTCTTGTAGACATACCCACACTCTGGATCTCCAATAGGGCCAACATCAAGAAATTCAATCCCTTCTAATTATGCATTTTAAGGAGGAAGAAATTTCTAAGTCATGAAAAGCGGAGCAAGCTTAATATATGTTCTGGAAAATTCAACTACATAATCTCAGATAAACATTAGTGCTGATTGAGATGCACCAATGGTAATATCGGAGTTCTAGTTCTGTTGGAAGTGAGTTGCAAGAACAAGAAAGTCATTGGGGTTTATTGTCGGAAAGTCTGCATTCGAGATCTTTAACTTCTTTTTAGAGTTTTGATGGATGTAAAAGTAGTGAAGTTTGCACTTGAGTCCGAATTTGTTCAATATCTTGAATCCATAACCATCAATCTCCAAGATCCTTCTCTTAGACCAAGCTTCTTTCACCGACAGTGCACTTGTAGAGTAGAAGGTCTTCAAATGTTCCCTTTCCATTCGGTATTGAATGGCCATTTCATCAGATGGATGAAGGTTGGGGAACTTTTTGTAGAGTCTCATGTGGTGCGAGAGGAAGATCGAGTTGTTCCGAATCCGAAGATTGCAGAGCATAATTCGCAAAGGGAACATAATGAAACTCATATATTTTACCTTCTAGAAAATAAAGAGAAATGCCCTGaagaggatttggattgcttttaAGTGCTTGGAACATAAGACTTTACTGGATTGCGTGATCTATCTATTTTTGTGATCAGTGCTCAGTCTGTTAAATCAGCTTCATCAGACTGATTTTCTCAAACTCGATCGCTTTGCCCTTATCTTTGATGGTTTCTCATGGAGTTGATTTTTCAATAATAATTTGAGTTGTAGGAATCACAGTTACCTCGAAATTTGGTATGACCAATTTCAAAGAAGATAGTCCATCATCGGTTTGCATTGATGAGCCTTCATCAATTTTATCGATCCGAGGAGCAAGGATCGTAAGTGGTTTTGGTTATGTGGCTTGGAAACATCAATCTTGAATTGAGTTTTAACCTTGGCAATTGATGTGCATAACTATACATatcctttttaaatttataacctaccAAAACTTAACTACTAAtacacttataggcagtgtatctagtcagattatagtataAAAAAGTGAGTCGGGTGTTGATCACAAGGAAGGAAATTTAACTAAGAAAATAAGTAATAAAAATTAATCTAAGAAAAAACAATTaactatgatttttttttactgATTTTGCAAGTTCAGCAACTTAATTTAAACTATCAGTTAAATAAGTATTAAAACTAAGCAAGCAAAGAAAACGAtttttaattcaaatataaaGAGTACTCCTATTTAGTTCTGAAATCCCCTCTCTTATGGTTGATTTCTAGTGGATAACTTATAGTGATTACCAATTCATTAAGTTACTAGTTATCATGTTCCGATACCTGGTTTTGCCAATTTATGAATTAACATGCAATGATCAAGAAGAAGTTAAACACAAAATTGATATAAGCATGAATTGGACTATGAATGACAAATCTATGAATTACCTATCCTAGATCAAGATAAGCAAAACAAACACAAATTAATGATTAATTATGCTCTCTAACACAGTCAAAGTGATAACTTTTATTCACCTAATTCTAGGATTTGTTCAATCACTAGATCTAATTATTTAATGTTCATAAACAACTAGATAACAAATTCATACAATTAGAATGATCATCTACTACACAAAACTTGTATGATAAGCAATATAAGATATAACTTCAACATGCAAGGATTGTGACTTGTCAAACACTAGtaaaatcaacataaaatatCTATAAATTTAAAATCAACACATAGGTTATGAGTTCATCTTCACCAAACAAAAGTATAGGGTAATTAGCGCATGATCAAAGCAGAAACATGCATAAAATAAAGATAACTAAACTAACTAAACTAAACATGGTTAAAAGCTAGCAAACTAAATGATTGAATATTGTTCTTCTTCTAATTCTCTTTAATGCTTGAACATCATAGTGGGCCTCATTGACTACACATGACATGACGGAACATGTTGTACTGTGTTTGACTGTGGGACAAAAAGGTGCACTGTGGGACAAAAGGTGCATCTTTTTATCCCATCTAAAAAGGTGGGACAAGGACTTGCTTTTACTCTCTGTctgtgcaaaagacgtaaatgccctccgATTCAGTCTAGTGTTGTCCCTTGTAACAACTTTAGCTTAAAGTTTGATACAAAGCTCTAACACGCCATGTTTTATAATTCATGCAGGACAATAAACGCAAGTTGTCTTCCACGgtgagttatttatttattttttttatcttgatGTTCTTTTTGTTGTGAAATAGTTCCCTTTACATTTTCGGCAAAACATAGTTttcttaatgaggatgatgaggtCATTCATGTCTTTTGTACATACAATAGATAGGCCTGGCAGTTCTCGACACGACCCGTGACACGATACcgaataaatgggtttgggttgagtttttcaacccgccaacccgtttattagacaggtcatatatgagtttctcaaaaaatatacaggttgacccgccaacccgtttagaattttaataaaaaaattatatattttttaaatgtatCAGGACTTAAGTATTATTCAGTTTATACACTAGGATATGATGCCATTGACCATTTGACATGTGCAACATGTTTGTCGTTTAGCGTTTGTATTAATGTTTTAGTTTGTACATGTTTCTATGAATTCAGATATGTTTGCAtcaataatttatttatatttgattATAAGTTTTATTTATGGAATCTGACCCACGAACTCACGAACCCACGAACCTAAATATGACCCCCAAACCACCAACAATAAGTGGGACATCCCACCTTGTTGTATTCTTTTAGGTAGGACAAAAAATTGCACTTTTTGTCCCATCTACATGAGTCTCGGTCCAATACACACTAAATGCAGTTCAAGGCCATGGTGTTCTTACTTATTGAACAAACATGGCCTACTTTTCTTCTCTACTTCTATTGTGCTTTTTTAATTTCATCATGTGACTTATATTGATCGGTTTGATTTTCCTTAGGTATTAAGCAAGTTCTTATGTGTGATTGTTGGAGGCTTAGTAGCAGAGTATCTTACGTATGGATACTCAAAAGGACATCACGGTGACGTGGAGAAAGTGTGTTCTTCATGTTTCATCTCATCTTATAGAAGAGCttagggtgcgtttggttgtggaaaactgttttcattttccaagaaaatgttttcaaaaaatagAGTTGGGTTTTTATTTTCGATTTTCAATAAAAGTTTTAGAAAAAACGTTTGGTTGGAAACGGTGgagttttcattttccatcttagaaatttagaaaattttggaaaattgtaaaaattatttttctaatttacataccatttggaaaaatgaaaattttcattttcttagaaaattttggaaaattgaATAAACCGAACGCATTTTCAAAATTTCCGTTTTCCTTGGAAAACTTTctaggtttcttaaaaaattttccacaaccaaacgcacccttatattttctatttttttgggATTAAACCTCATCTTTATTTTTTTCCCTTGAAAAtgaccttgtattttttttcattttttccaaaaaaacccTAAACTTTGTCTTTTTGTTCCAAAAAGACCCTCAACCTTCTAACCGTTTCCCAATAAACccttaatttttttagtttttctcgaAAAAGCCCTCacatttttaagtttttttgggCAAAAATGACTAAAGAGCCAGAtcggaaaaaaatgaaaaaatgcaaggtttttttcaaggaaaaaaaataaagttaaggtttaatccggaaaaaacaaaaaatataatcctACAATTAGACAAAGTGGGAAAAAATGAGAGGACTAGACAAACTTTCTAAGTCTATTTTCGACGATGAGGATGAGCAGCGCTTTTATGTCTTTTGCACAGATGAGAGCTCAAGCCTTGTGAGTCCCTCCCACGTTATTCCACCTTTTCGGGTGGGACAAAAAATTACTTACAAAAGATCGAGaagggcattcatgtctttttCACCCACGGGCGACTGAGAGCGTGTGTATATTATTTGACATTTTGACATTTTGACATTTTTTAGAAGGCAAGAAATTATAATTTTTGTCACAATGGACACCATCACACCAAACTCCATTTTATAAACAAGAGATCGAGAAGGGCACTCACGTCTTTTGAACAGACGAGAGACCGAGGGCGAGTGTGTATCCCACCTTATTCGACATTTTTTAAGtaggaaaaaaatttaaaatttttgtatCATGGTCTGATTTCATTTATAATACAATAATAGTTGGGCATGGTGCTTAAATGGTTGCAATTCACTGAAGATGAAGCAGATGCTCTGATCAGATGGAGTGTACTGAACACGCTCGTGATATTGCATCATCATAGTGAAGCTAGATTAGCGTTAGTGGAGGCCATGACACGTGGAAGA includes these proteins:
- the LOC128126421 gene encoding uncharacterized protein LOC128126421, translating into MQDNKRKLSSTVLSKFLCVIVGGLVAEYLTYGYSKGHHGDVEKLGMVLKWLQFTEDEADALIRWSVLNTLVILHHHSEARLALVEAMTRGRSIGNCIDVIETTLNYQDV